A single Saccopteryx bilineata isolate mSacBil1 chromosome 7, mSacBil1_pri_phased_curated, whole genome shotgun sequence DNA region contains:
- the NFKB2 gene encoding nuclear factor NF-kappa-B p100 subunit isoform X4, protein MPSEDPSLPGLDGIIEYDDFKFNSSITEHKEPAPETVDGPYLVIVEQPKQRGFRFRYGCEGPSHGGLPGASSEKGRKTYPTVKICNYEGPAKIEVDLVTHSDPPRAHAHSLVGKQCSELGVCAVSVGPKDMTAQFNNLGVLHVTKKNMMEIMIQKLQRQRLRSRPQGLTEAERRELEQEAKELKKVMDLSIVRLRFSAFLRASDGSFSLPLKPVISQPIHDSKSPGASNLKISRMDKTAGSVRGGDEVYLLCDKVQKDDIEVRFYEDDENGWQAFGDFSPTDVHKQYAIVFRTPPYHKMKIERPVTVFLQLKRKRGGDVSDSKQFTYYPLVEDKEEVQRKRRKALPTFSQPFGGGSHMGGGSGGSAGGYGGAGGGGGSLGFFPSSLAYSPYQSGAAPMGCYPGGGGGAQMAAGAPVRDAGEEAAQQSASPEVPQCKPQGPELLQQARVYNARLFGLAQRSARALLDYGVTADACALLAGQRHLLTAQDENGDTPLHLAIIHGQTGVIEQIAHVIYHARHLGVVNLTNHLHQTPLHLAVITGQTSVVSFLLQVGADPALLDRHGDSAVHLALRAGASAPDLLSALLQSGVPAMTQLLHMPDFEGLYPVHLAVRARSPECLDLLVDNGAEVEAAERQGGRTALHLATEMEELGLVTHLVTKLHANVNARTFAGNTPLHLAAGLGSPTLTRLLLKAGADIHAENEEPLCPLPSPPTSGSDSDSEEPERDTRSGFRGHTPVDLTCSTKVKTLLLNAAQNTMAPPLTPPSPAGPELPLEDTVLQNLEHLLDGPGAQGSWAELAERLGLRSLVDTYRKTASPSGSLLRSYKLAGGDLAGLMEALSEMGLEEGVRLLRSPEAQDKLPNTAEAKEDSAYGSQSVEQEAEKLGPPPEPPGGLCHGHPQPQVH, encoded by the exons ATGCCCTCAGAGGATCCCAGCCTGCCG GGTCTGGATGGCATCATTGAATATGATGATTTCAAATTCAACTCGTCCATTACAGAGCACAAGGAACCTGCCCCAGAGACAG TTGATGGCCCCTACCTGGTGATCGTAGAACAGCCTAAGCAG CGAGGCTTCCGATTTCGATATGGCTGTGAaggcccctcccatggaggactGCCAGGTGCCTCCAGTGAGAAGGGCCGGAAGACTTACCCTACTGTCAAG ATCTGTAACTACGAGGGACCAGCCAAGATCGAGGTGGACCTGGTAACACACAGTGACCCGCCTCGTGCTCACGCTCACAGCCTGGTGGGCAAGCAATGCTCAGAACTGGGGGTCTGCGCCGTGTCTGTGGGGCCCAAGGACATGACTGCCCA ATTTAACAACCTGGGTGTCCTGCATGTGACCAAGAAGAACATGATGGAGATTATGATACAAAAACTTCAGAGGCAGAGACTCCGCTCCAGGCCTCAGGGTCTTACTG AGGCTGAGCGGCGGGAACTGGAGCAGGAGGCCAAGGAGCTGAAGAAAGTGATGGATCTGAGCATTGTGCGACTGCGTTTTTCCGCCTTCCTTCGAGCCAGTGATggctccttctccctgcccctgaAGCCTGTTATCTCCCAGCCCATCCATGACAGCA agtctCCTGGGGCCTCAAACCTGAAGATTTCTCGAATGGACAAGACAGCTGGCTCTGTGCGGGGTGGAGATGAGGTTTACCTGCTTTGTGACAAGGTGCAGAAAG ATGACATTGAGGTTCGGTTCTATGAGGATGATGAGAATGGATGGCAGGCCTTTGGGGACTTCTCTCCCACAGATGTTCATAAACAG TACGCCATTGTGTTCCGAACACCTCCCTATCATAAGATGAAGATTGAGCGTCCTGTAACTGTATTCCTGCAACTGAAACGCAAGCGTGGCGGGGATGTCTCTGACTCCAAGCAGTTCACCTATTACCCTCTGGTGGAAG ACAAGGAGGAGGTGCAGCGGAAGCGGAGAAAAGCCTTGCCCACCTTCTCTCAGCCCTTTGGGGGTGGCTCCCACATGGGTGGAGGCTCTGGGGGCTCGGCAGGGGGTTatggaggagctggaggaggag GTGGAAGCCTCGGCTTTTTCCCCTCTTCCTTGGCCTACAGTCCCTACCAGTCCGGAGCAGCCCCAATGGGTTGCTACCCgggaggcgggggcggggctCAGATGGCAGCCGGGGCGCCTGTCAGGGATGCTGGGGAGGAAGCAGCCCAGCAGAGTGCGTCCCCCGAGGTCCCCCAGTGCAAACCGCAAGGCCCGGAGCTGCTGCAGCAAG CTCGGGTGTACAATGCACGCCTGTTCGGCTTGGCTCAGCGGAGCGCCCGAGCCCTGCTGGACTACGGCGTCACTGCAGACGCGTGCGCGCTGCTGGCGGGACAGCGCCACCTGCTGACGGCGCAGGACGAGAACGGAGACAC GCCGCTGCACCTGGCCATCATTCACGGGCAGACCGGTGTCATTGAGCAGATAGCCCATGTCATCTATCATGCTCGCCACCTCGGTGTAGTCAACCTCACCAACCACCTGCACCAG ACGCCCTTGCACCTGGCGGTGATCACGGGGCAGACCAGCGTGGTAAGCTTCCTGCTGCAAGTAGGCGCAGACCCTGCACTGCTGGATCGTCATGGAGACTCAGCAGTGCACCTGGCACTGCGGGCAGGTGCCAGTGCCCCTGACCTGCTGAGTGCGCTGCTGCAGAGTGGGGTTCCTGCCATGACCCAACTGTTGCACATGCCAGACTTCGAGG GGCTGTACCCAGTACACCTGGCAGTCCGTGCCCGAAGCCCTGAGTGCCTGGATCTGCTAGTGGACAACGGAGCCGAAGTAGAGGCTGCAGAGCGGCAGGGGGGCCGAACAGCTCTGCATCTGGCCACAGAGATGGAGGAGCTGGGGTTGGTCACCCATCTGGTCACCAAG CTCCATGCCAACGTGAATGCTCGAACCTTTGCGGGAAACACACCCCTACACCTGGCAGCTGGACTGGGATCCCCAACCCTCACCCGCCTTCTTCTAAAGGCTG gcgcTGACATCCATGCAGAGAACGAAGAGCCCCTGTGCCCCTTGCCTTCGCCTCCCACCTCTGGTAGTGACTCAGATTCCGAGGAGCCTGAGAGGGACACCCGAAGCGGTTTCCGGGGCCACACGCCTGTTGACCTCACTTGTAGCACCAAG GTGAAGACCTTGCTGCTAAATGCTGCTCAGAACACCATGGCACCCCCTCTGACACCACCGAGCCCTGCAG GGCCAGAGCTGCCACTCGAAGACACAGTTCTGCAGAACCTAGAGCATCTGCTTGATGGGCCAGGAGCTCAGGGTAGCTGGGCAGAGCTGGCAGAGCGGCTGGGGCTGCGCAGCCTGGTGGACACGTATCGGAAGACAGCCTCGCCCAGCGGCAGCCTCCTGCGCAGCTACAAg CTGGCTGGTGGGGATTTGGCAGGCCTGATGGAAGCTCTGTCTGAGATGGGTCTagaggagggggtgaggctgCTAAGGAGTCCTGAGGCCCAAGACAAACTGCCCAACACAG CAGAAGCGAAAGAGGACAGTGCCTACGGGAGCCAGTCAGTGGAACAGGAGGCCGAGAAGCTAGGCCCACCCCCTGAGCCACCAGGAGGGCTCTGCCATGGGCACCCCCAGCCTCAGGTGCACTGA
- the NFKB2 gene encoding nuclear factor NF-kappa-B p100 subunit isoform X2, translated as MENCYDPGLDGIIEYDDFKFNSSITEHKEPAPETVDGPYLVIVEQPKQRGFRFRYGCEGPSHGGLPGASSEKGRKTYPTVKICNYEGPAKIEVDLVTHSDPPRAHAHSLVGKQCSELGVCAVSVGPKDMTAQFNNLGVLHVTKKNMMEIMIQKLQRQRLRSRPQGLTEAERRELEQEAKELKKVMDLSIVRLRFSAFLRASDGSFSLPLKPVISQPIHDSKSPGASNLKISRMDKTAGSVRGGDEVYLLCDKVQKDDIEVRFYEDDENGWQAFGDFSPTDVHKQYAIVFRTPPYHKMKIERPVTVFLQLKRKRGGDVSDSKQFTYYPLVEDKEEVQRKRRKALPTFSQPFGGGSHMGGGSGGSAGGYGGAGGGGGSLGFFPSSLAYSPYQSGAAPMGCYPGGGGGAQMAAGAPVRDAGEEAAQQSASPEVPQCKPQGPELLQQARVYNARLFGLAQRSARALLDYGVTADACALLAGQRHLLTAQDENGDTPLHLAIIHGQTGVIEQIAHVIYHARHLGVVNLTNHLHQTPLHLAVITGQTSVVSFLLQVGADPALLDRHGDSAVHLALRAGASAPDLLSALLQSGVPAMTQLLHMPDFEGLYPVHLAVRARSPECLDLLVDNGAEVEAAERQGGRTALHLATEMEELGLVTHLVTKLHANVNARTFAGNTPLHLAAGLGSPTLTRLLLKAGADIHAENEEPLCPLPSPPTSGSDSDSEEPERDTRSGFRGHTPVDLTCSTKVKTLLLNAAQNTMAPPLTPPSPAGPELPLEDTVLQNLEHLLDGPGAQGSWAELAERLGLRSLVDTYRKTASPSGSLLRSYKLAGGDLAGLMEALSEMGLEEGVRLLRSPEAQDKLPNTAEAKEDSAYGSQSVEQEAEKLGPPPEPPGGLCHGHPQPQVH; from the exons ATGGAGAATTGCTACGACCCA GGTCTGGATGGCATCATTGAATATGATGATTTCAAATTCAACTCGTCCATTACAGAGCACAAGGAACCTGCCCCAGAGACAG TTGATGGCCCCTACCTGGTGATCGTAGAACAGCCTAAGCAG CGAGGCTTCCGATTTCGATATGGCTGTGAaggcccctcccatggaggactGCCAGGTGCCTCCAGTGAGAAGGGCCGGAAGACTTACCCTACTGTCAAG ATCTGTAACTACGAGGGACCAGCCAAGATCGAGGTGGACCTGGTAACACACAGTGACCCGCCTCGTGCTCACGCTCACAGCCTGGTGGGCAAGCAATGCTCAGAACTGGGGGTCTGCGCCGTGTCTGTGGGGCCCAAGGACATGACTGCCCA ATTTAACAACCTGGGTGTCCTGCATGTGACCAAGAAGAACATGATGGAGATTATGATACAAAAACTTCAGAGGCAGAGACTCCGCTCCAGGCCTCAGGGTCTTACTG AGGCTGAGCGGCGGGAACTGGAGCAGGAGGCCAAGGAGCTGAAGAAAGTGATGGATCTGAGCATTGTGCGACTGCGTTTTTCCGCCTTCCTTCGAGCCAGTGATggctccttctccctgcccctgaAGCCTGTTATCTCCCAGCCCATCCATGACAGCA agtctCCTGGGGCCTCAAACCTGAAGATTTCTCGAATGGACAAGACAGCTGGCTCTGTGCGGGGTGGAGATGAGGTTTACCTGCTTTGTGACAAGGTGCAGAAAG ATGACATTGAGGTTCGGTTCTATGAGGATGATGAGAATGGATGGCAGGCCTTTGGGGACTTCTCTCCCACAGATGTTCATAAACAG TACGCCATTGTGTTCCGAACACCTCCCTATCATAAGATGAAGATTGAGCGTCCTGTAACTGTATTCCTGCAACTGAAACGCAAGCGTGGCGGGGATGTCTCTGACTCCAAGCAGTTCACCTATTACCCTCTGGTGGAAG ACAAGGAGGAGGTGCAGCGGAAGCGGAGAAAAGCCTTGCCCACCTTCTCTCAGCCCTTTGGGGGTGGCTCCCACATGGGTGGAGGCTCTGGGGGCTCGGCAGGGGGTTatggaggagctggaggaggag GTGGAAGCCTCGGCTTTTTCCCCTCTTCCTTGGCCTACAGTCCCTACCAGTCCGGAGCAGCCCCAATGGGTTGCTACCCgggaggcgggggcggggctCAGATGGCAGCCGGGGCGCCTGTCAGGGATGCTGGGGAGGAAGCAGCCCAGCAGAGTGCGTCCCCCGAGGTCCCCCAGTGCAAACCGCAAGGCCCGGAGCTGCTGCAGCAAG CTCGGGTGTACAATGCACGCCTGTTCGGCTTGGCTCAGCGGAGCGCCCGAGCCCTGCTGGACTACGGCGTCACTGCAGACGCGTGCGCGCTGCTGGCGGGACAGCGCCACCTGCTGACGGCGCAGGACGAGAACGGAGACAC GCCGCTGCACCTGGCCATCATTCACGGGCAGACCGGTGTCATTGAGCAGATAGCCCATGTCATCTATCATGCTCGCCACCTCGGTGTAGTCAACCTCACCAACCACCTGCACCAG ACGCCCTTGCACCTGGCGGTGATCACGGGGCAGACCAGCGTGGTAAGCTTCCTGCTGCAAGTAGGCGCAGACCCTGCACTGCTGGATCGTCATGGAGACTCAGCAGTGCACCTGGCACTGCGGGCAGGTGCCAGTGCCCCTGACCTGCTGAGTGCGCTGCTGCAGAGTGGGGTTCCTGCCATGACCCAACTGTTGCACATGCCAGACTTCGAGG GGCTGTACCCAGTACACCTGGCAGTCCGTGCCCGAAGCCCTGAGTGCCTGGATCTGCTAGTGGACAACGGAGCCGAAGTAGAGGCTGCAGAGCGGCAGGGGGGCCGAACAGCTCTGCATCTGGCCACAGAGATGGAGGAGCTGGGGTTGGTCACCCATCTGGTCACCAAG CTCCATGCCAACGTGAATGCTCGAACCTTTGCGGGAAACACACCCCTACACCTGGCAGCTGGACTGGGATCCCCAACCCTCACCCGCCTTCTTCTAAAGGCTG gcgcTGACATCCATGCAGAGAACGAAGAGCCCCTGTGCCCCTTGCCTTCGCCTCCCACCTCTGGTAGTGACTCAGATTCCGAGGAGCCTGAGAGGGACACCCGAAGCGGTTTCCGGGGCCACACGCCTGTTGACCTCACTTGTAGCACCAAG GTGAAGACCTTGCTGCTAAATGCTGCTCAGAACACCATGGCACCCCCTCTGACACCACCGAGCCCTGCAG GGCCAGAGCTGCCACTCGAAGACACAGTTCTGCAGAACCTAGAGCATCTGCTTGATGGGCCAGGAGCTCAGGGTAGCTGGGCAGAGCTGGCAGAGCGGCTGGGGCTGCGCAGCCTGGTGGACACGTATCGGAAGACAGCCTCGCCCAGCGGCAGCCTCCTGCGCAGCTACAAg CTGGCTGGTGGGGATTTGGCAGGCCTGATGGAAGCTCTGTCTGAGATGGGTCTagaggagggggtgaggctgCTAAGGAGTCCTGAGGCCCAAGACAAACTGCCCAACACAG CAGAAGCGAAAGAGGACAGTGCCTACGGGAGCCAGTCAGTGGAACAGGAGGCCGAGAAGCTAGGCCCACCCCCTGAGCCACCAGGAGGGCTCTGCCATGGGCACCCCCAGCCTCAGGTGCACTGA
- the NFKB2 gene encoding nuclear factor NF-kappa-B p100 subunit isoform X1, with translation MPSEDPSLPGLDGIIEYDDFKFNSSITEHKEPAPETVDGPYLVIVEQPKQRGFRFRYGCEGPSHGGLPGASSEKGRKTYPTVKICNYEGPAKIEVDLVTHSDPPRAHAHSLVGKQCSELGVCAVSVGPKDMTAQFNNLGVLHVTKKNMMEIMIQKLQRQRLRSRPQGLTEAERRELEQEAKELKKVMDLSIVRLRFSAFLRASDGSFSLPLKPVISQPIHDSKSPGASNLKISRMDKTAGSVRGGDEVYLLCDKVQKDDIEVRFYEDDENGWQAFGDFSPTDVHKQYAIVFRTPPYHKMKIERPVTVFLQLKRKRGGDVSDSKQFTYYPLVEDKEEVQRKRRKALPTFSQPFGGGSHMGGGSGGSAGGYGGAGGGGGSLGFFPSSLAYSPYQSGAAPMGCYPGGGGGAQMAAGAPVRDAGEEAAQQSASPEVPQCKPQGPELLQQARVYNARLFGLAQRSARALLDYGVTADACALLAGQRHLLTAQDENGDTPLHLAIIHGQTGVIEQIAHVIYHARHLGVVNLTNHLHQTPLHLAVITGQTSVVSFLLQVGADPALLDRHGDSAVHLALRAGASAPDLLSALLQSGVPAMTQLLHMPDFEGLYPVHLAVRARSPECLDLLVDNGAEVEAAERQGGRTALHLATEMEELGLVTHLVTKLHANVNARTFAGNTPLHLAAGLGSPTLTRLLLKAGADIHAENEEPLCPLPSPPTSGSDSDSEEPERDTRSGFRGHTPVDLTCSTKVKTLLLNAAQNTMAPPLTPPSPAGPELPLEDTVLQNLEHLLDGPGAQGSWAELAERLGLRSLVDTYRKTASPSGSLLRSYKLAGGDLAGLMEALSEMGLEEGVRLLRSPEAQDKLPNTEAKEDSAYGSQSVEQEAEKLGPPPEPPGGLCHGHPQPQVH, from the exons ATGCCCTCAGAGGATCCCAGCCTGCCG GGTCTGGATGGCATCATTGAATATGATGATTTCAAATTCAACTCGTCCATTACAGAGCACAAGGAACCTGCCCCAGAGACAG TTGATGGCCCCTACCTGGTGATCGTAGAACAGCCTAAGCAG CGAGGCTTCCGATTTCGATATGGCTGTGAaggcccctcccatggaggactGCCAGGTGCCTCCAGTGAGAAGGGCCGGAAGACTTACCCTACTGTCAAG ATCTGTAACTACGAGGGACCAGCCAAGATCGAGGTGGACCTGGTAACACACAGTGACCCGCCTCGTGCTCACGCTCACAGCCTGGTGGGCAAGCAATGCTCAGAACTGGGGGTCTGCGCCGTGTCTGTGGGGCCCAAGGACATGACTGCCCA ATTTAACAACCTGGGTGTCCTGCATGTGACCAAGAAGAACATGATGGAGATTATGATACAAAAACTTCAGAGGCAGAGACTCCGCTCCAGGCCTCAGGGTCTTACTG AGGCTGAGCGGCGGGAACTGGAGCAGGAGGCCAAGGAGCTGAAGAAAGTGATGGATCTGAGCATTGTGCGACTGCGTTTTTCCGCCTTCCTTCGAGCCAGTGATggctccttctccctgcccctgaAGCCTGTTATCTCCCAGCCCATCCATGACAGCA agtctCCTGGGGCCTCAAACCTGAAGATTTCTCGAATGGACAAGACAGCTGGCTCTGTGCGGGGTGGAGATGAGGTTTACCTGCTTTGTGACAAGGTGCAGAAAG ATGACATTGAGGTTCGGTTCTATGAGGATGATGAGAATGGATGGCAGGCCTTTGGGGACTTCTCTCCCACAGATGTTCATAAACAG TACGCCATTGTGTTCCGAACACCTCCCTATCATAAGATGAAGATTGAGCGTCCTGTAACTGTATTCCTGCAACTGAAACGCAAGCGTGGCGGGGATGTCTCTGACTCCAAGCAGTTCACCTATTACCCTCTGGTGGAAG ACAAGGAGGAGGTGCAGCGGAAGCGGAGAAAAGCCTTGCCCACCTTCTCTCAGCCCTTTGGGGGTGGCTCCCACATGGGTGGAGGCTCTGGGGGCTCGGCAGGGGGTTatggaggagctggaggaggag GTGGAAGCCTCGGCTTTTTCCCCTCTTCCTTGGCCTACAGTCCCTACCAGTCCGGAGCAGCCCCAATGGGTTGCTACCCgggaggcgggggcggggctCAGATGGCAGCCGGGGCGCCTGTCAGGGATGCTGGGGAGGAAGCAGCCCAGCAGAGTGCGTCCCCCGAGGTCCCCCAGTGCAAACCGCAAGGCCCGGAGCTGCTGCAGCAAG CTCGGGTGTACAATGCACGCCTGTTCGGCTTGGCTCAGCGGAGCGCCCGAGCCCTGCTGGACTACGGCGTCACTGCAGACGCGTGCGCGCTGCTGGCGGGACAGCGCCACCTGCTGACGGCGCAGGACGAGAACGGAGACAC GCCGCTGCACCTGGCCATCATTCACGGGCAGACCGGTGTCATTGAGCAGATAGCCCATGTCATCTATCATGCTCGCCACCTCGGTGTAGTCAACCTCACCAACCACCTGCACCAG ACGCCCTTGCACCTGGCGGTGATCACGGGGCAGACCAGCGTGGTAAGCTTCCTGCTGCAAGTAGGCGCAGACCCTGCACTGCTGGATCGTCATGGAGACTCAGCAGTGCACCTGGCACTGCGGGCAGGTGCCAGTGCCCCTGACCTGCTGAGTGCGCTGCTGCAGAGTGGGGTTCCTGCCATGACCCAACTGTTGCACATGCCAGACTTCGAGG GGCTGTACCCAGTACACCTGGCAGTCCGTGCCCGAAGCCCTGAGTGCCTGGATCTGCTAGTGGACAACGGAGCCGAAGTAGAGGCTGCAGAGCGGCAGGGGGGCCGAACAGCTCTGCATCTGGCCACAGAGATGGAGGAGCTGGGGTTGGTCACCCATCTGGTCACCAAG CTCCATGCCAACGTGAATGCTCGAACCTTTGCGGGAAACACACCCCTACACCTGGCAGCTGGACTGGGATCCCCAACCCTCACCCGCCTTCTTCTAAAGGCTG gcgcTGACATCCATGCAGAGAACGAAGAGCCCCTGTGCCCCTTGCCTTCGCCTCCCACCTCTGGTAGTGACTCAGATTCCGAGGAGCCTGAGAGGGACACCCGAAGCGGTTTCCGGGGCCACACGCCTGTTGACCTCACTTGTAGCACCAAG GTGAAGACCTTGCTGCTAAATGCTGCTCAGAACACCATGGCACCCCCTCTGACACCACCGAGCCCTGCAG GGCCAGAGCTGCCACTCGAAGACACAGTTCTGCAGAACCTAGAGCATCTGCTTGATGGGCCAGGAGCTCAGGGTAGCTGGGCAGAGCTGGCAGAGCGGCTGGGGCTGCGCAGCCTGGTGGACACGTATCGGAAGACAGCCTCGCCCAGCGGCAGCCTCCTGCGCAGCTACAAg CTGGCTGGTGGGGATTTGGCAGGCCTGATGGAAGCTCTGTCTGAGATGGGTCTagaggagggggtgaggctgCTAAGGAGTCCTGAGGCCCAAGACAAACTGCCCAACACAG AAGCGAAAGAGGACAGTGCCTACGGGAGCCAGTCAGTGGAACAGGAGGCCGAGAAGCTAGGCCCACCCCCTGAGCCACCAGGAGGGCTCTGCCATGGGCACCCCCAGCCTCAGGTGCACTGA
- the NFKB2 gene encoding nuclear factor NF-kappa-B p100 subunit isoform X3: MENCYDPGLDGIIEYDDFKFNSSITEHKEPAPETVDGPYLVIVEQPKQRGFRFRYGCEGPSHGGLPGASSEKGRKTYPTVKICNYEGPAKIEVDLVTHSDPPRAHAHSLVGKQCSELGVCAVSVGPKDMTAQFNNLGVLHVTKKNMMEIMIQKLQRQRLRSRPQGLTEAERRELEQEAKELKKVMDLSIVRLRFSAFLRASDGSFSLPLKPVISQPIHDSKSPGASNLKISRMDKTAGSVRGGDEVYLLCDKVQKDDIEVRFYEDDENGWQAFGDFSPTDVHKQYAIVFRTPPYHKMKIERPVTVFLQLKRKRGGDVSDSKQFTYYPLVEDKEEVQRKRRKALPTFSQPFGGGSHMGGGSGGSAGGYGGAGGGGGSLGFFPSSLAYSPYQSGAAPMGCYPGGGGGAQMAAGAPVRDAGEEAAQQSASPEVPQCKPQGPELLQQARVYNARLFGLAQRSARALLDYGVTADACALLAGQRHLLTAQDENGDTPLHLAIIHGQTGVIEQIAHVIYHARHLGVVNLTNHLHQTPLHLAVITGQTSVVSFLLQVGADPALLDRHGDSAVHLALRAGASAPDLLSALLQSGVPAMTQLLHMPDFEGLYPVHLAVRARSPECLDLLVDNGAEVEAAERQGGRTALHLATEMEELGLVTHLVTKLHANVNARTFAGNTPLHLAAGLGSPTLTRLLLKAGADIHAENEEPLCPLPSPPTSGSDSDSEEPERDTRSGFRGHTPVDLTCSTKVKTLLLNAAQNTMAPPLTPPSPAGPELPLEDTVLQNLEHLLDGPGAQGSWAELAERLGLRSLVDTYRKTASPSGSLLRSYKLAGGDLAGLMEALSEMGLEEGVRLLRSPEAQDKLPNTEAKEDSAYGSQSVEQEAEKLGPPPEPPGGLCHGHPQPQVH, from the exons ATGGAGAATTGCTACGACCCA GGTCTGGATGGCATCATTGAATATGATGATTTCAAATTCAACTCGTCCATTACAGAGCACAAGGAACCTGCCCCAGAGACAG TTGATGGCCCCTACCTGGTGATCGTAGAACAGCCTAAGCAG CGAGGCTTCCGATTTCGATATGGCTGTGAaggcccctcccatggaggactGCCAGGTGCCTCCAGTGAGAAGGGCCGGAAGACTTACCCTACTGTCAAG ATCTGTAACTACGAGGGACCAGCCAAGATCGAGGTGGACCTGGTAACACACAGTGACCCGCCTCGTGCTCACGCTCACAGCCTGGTGGGCAAGCAATGCTCAGAACTGGGGGTCTGCGCCGTGTCTGTGGGGCCCAAGGACATGACTGCCCA ATTTAACAACCTGGGTGTCCTGCATGTGACCAAGAAGAACATGATGGAGATTATGATACAAAAACTTCAGAGGCAGAGACTCCGCTCCAGGCCTCAGGGTCTTACTG AGGCTGAGCGGCGGGAACTGGAGCAGGAGGCCAAGGAGCTGAAGAAAGTGATGGATCTGAGCATTGTGCGACTGCGTTTTTCCGCCTTCCTTCGAGCCAGTGATggctccttctccctgcccctgaAGCCTGTTATCTCCCAGCCCATCCATGACAGCA agtctCCTGGGGCCTCAAACCTGAAGATTTCTCGAATGGACAAGACAGCTGGCTCTGTGCGGGGTGGAGATGAGGTTTACCTGCTTTGTGACAAGGTGCAGAAAG ATGACATTGAGGTTCGGTTCTATGAGGATGATGAGAATGGATGGCAGGCCTTTGGGGACTTCTCTCCCACAGATGTTCATAAACAG TACGCCATTGTGTTCCGAACACCTCCCTATCATAAGATGAAGATTGAGCGTCCTGTAACTGTATTCCTGCAACTGAAACGCAAGCGTGGCGGGGATGTCTCTGACTCCAAGCAGTTCACCTATTACCCTCTGGTGGAAG ACAAGGAGGAGGTGCAGCGGAAGCGGAGAAAAGCCTTGCCCACCTTCTCTCAGCCCTTTGGGGGTGGCTCCCACATGGGTGGAGGCTCTGGGGGCTCGGCAGGGGGTTatggaggagctggaggaggag GTGGAAGCCTCGGCTTTTTCCCCTCTTCCTTGGCCTACAGTCCCTACCAGTCCGGAGCAGCCCCAATGGGTTGCTACCCgggaggcgggggcggggctCAGATGGCAGCCGGGGCGCCTGTCAGGGATGCTGGGGAGGAAGCAGCCCAGCAGAGTGCGTCCCCCGAGGTCCCCCAGTGCAAACCGCAAGGCCCGGAGCTGCTGCAGCAAG CTCGGGTGTACAATGCACGCCTGTTCGGCTTGGCTCAGCGGAGCGCCCGAGCCCTGCTGGACTACGGCGTCACTGCAGACGCGTGCGCGCTGCTGGCGGGACAGCGCCACCTGCTGACGGCGCAGGACGAGAACGGAGACAC GCCGCTGCACCTGGCCATCATTCACGGGCAGACCGGTGTCATTGAGCAGATAGCCCATGTCATCTATCATGCTCGCCACCTCGGTGTAGTCAACCTCACCAACCACCTGCACCAG ACGCCCTTGCACCTGGCGGTGATCACGGGGCAGACCAGCGTGGTAAGCTTCCTGCTGCAAGTAGGCGCAGACCCTGCACTGCTGGATCGTCATGGAGACTCAGCAGTGCACCTGGCACTGCGGGCAGGTGCCAGTGCCCCTGACCTGCTGAGTGCGCTGCTGCAGAGTGGGGTTCCTGCCATGACCCAACTGTTGCACATGCCAGACTTCGAGG GGCTGTACCCAGTACACCTGGCAGTCCGTGCCCGAAGCCCTGAGTGCCTGGATCTGCTAGTGGACAACGGAGCCGAAGTAGAGGCTGCAGAGCGGCAGGGGGGCCGAACAGCTCTGCATCTGGCCACAGAGATGGAGGAGCTGGGGTTGGTCACCCATCTGGTCACCAAG CTCCATGCCAACGTGAATGCTCGAACCTTTGCGGGAAACACACCCCTACACCTGGCAGCTGGACTGGGATCCCCAACCCTCACCCGCCTTCTTCTAAAGGCTG gcgcTGACATCCATGCAGAGAACGAAGAGCCCCTGTGCCCCTTGCCTTCGCCTCCCACCTCTGGTAGTGACTCAGATTCCGAGGAGCCTGAGAGGGACACCCGAAGCGGTTTCCGGGGCCACACGCCTGTTGACCTCACTTGTAGCACCAAG GTGAAGACCTTGCTGCTAAATGCTGCTCAGAACACCATGGCACCCCCTCTGACACCACCGAGCCCTGCAG GGCCAGAGCTGCCACTCGAAGACACAGTTCTGCAGAACCTAGAGCATCTGCTTGATGGGCCAGGAGCTCAGGGTAGCTGGGCAGAGCTGGCAGAGCGGCTGGGGCTGCGCAGCCTGGTGGACACGTATCGGAAGACAGCCTCGCCCAGCGGCAGCCTCCTGCGCAGCTACAAg CTGGCTGGTGGGGATTTGGCAGGCCTGATGGAAGCTCTGTCTGAGATGGGTCTagaggagggggtgaggctgCTAAGGAGTCCTGAGGCCCAAGACAAACTGCCCAACACAG AAGCGAAAGAGGACAGTGCCTACGGGAGCCAGTCAGTGGAACAGGAGGCCGAGAAGCTAGGCCCACCCCCTGAGCCACCAGGAGGGCTCTGCCATGGGCACCCCCAGCCTCAGGTGCACTGA